A window of the Cryptococcus neoformans var. neoformans B-3501A chromosome 9, whole genome shotgun sequence genome harbors these coding sequences:
- a CDS encoding hypothetical protein (HMMPfam hit to Asp, Eukaryotic aspartyl protease, score: -44.3, E(): 1.4e-10), with protein sequence MSQTSAFDSSVPSATDRVSNINSDSESNVGTLAVESSTTSISASDSFIVSTSGTHASISSFGASSQSDSTSASTTFSQSKWAQPSDSSASLTGVMSQNNAIVYTIDVTIGDGGTTLPVLVDTGSADIWIAASKCENCRAASMVDSGLILPEGCKEEDKGYGSGSVKGCLVNTNITIGTYELEQFHVLAASDSQGFDGSYMSGIFGLAMNKSSINNQATPMDILSQLGMISTPEVGFYLTRTESGSELVFGSPHNNPHADQSKKVTLPKVTTDDGLYRVTMDGFVSHGYMVQSSKGSVNMENIEVILDTGTSDIRVPEDMLLPIYAALGNGTYYSDTMTGDLVVPCNNNDDAALALQFEGQQFSLSWQDLIANPSSTDANYCYCRIQASPSEISDYLIVGSIFFHNVYHVINTDTGNTTLYGLVD encoded by the exons ATGTCCCAAACCTCGGCGTTCGACAGCAGTGTACCCTCAGCCACTGATCGCGTGTCGAACATCAACAGCGATTCCGAATCAAATGTTGGAACCTTGGCAGTCGAGTCCTCAACAACCAGCATATCAGCAAGTGACAGTTTTATCGTTTCTACTAGTGGCACACATGCGTCTATATCTTCTTTTGGAGCATCAAGTCAAAGCGACTCGACTTCTGCCTCAACAACCTTTTCGCAATCAAAATGGGCTCAACCTTCCGACTCGTCCGCCAGTTTAACCGGTGTTATGAGCCAGAACAATGCCATTGTATACACTATTGATGTCACAATAGGAGACGGGGGTACCACACTCCCTGTGCTCGTCGACACAGG GAGTGCTGACATCTGGATTGCGGCGAGTAAGTGTGAGAATTGTAGAGCAGCAAGTATGGTTGATAGTGGTCTTATCCTTCCTGAGGGGtgcaaggaggaagataaGGGATATG GGAGTGGTTCTGTGAAAGGATGTCTGGTAAACACAAACATCACCATCGGAACTTATGAGCTGGAGCAATTCCATGTTTTGGCTGCATCTGACTCTCAAGGCTTTGACGGTTCCTACATGAG TGGTATTTTTGGCCTTGCCATGAAT aaatcttccatcaacaATCAAGCAACACCCATGGATATTTTATCGCAATTGGGGATGATCAGCACCCCCGAAGTTGGCTTCTATCTCACTCGAACAGAGTCAGGGAGTGAGCTAGTGTTTGGCTCACCTCACAACAA CCCTCACGCCGATCAAAGCAAAAAGGTTACTCTGCCCAAAGTCACCACGGATGACGGTCTCTATCGTGTTACCATGGATGGTTTTGTTTCTCATGGCTACATGGTGCAAAGTTCAAAAGGCAGCGTCAATATGGAGAACATTGAAGTTATCCTTGATACTGG GACGTCTGATATCCGAGTACCAGAAGAC ATGCTTCTCCCCATATATGCTGCTTTGGGGAATGGTACGTATTACTCTGACACCATGACGGGTGACTTGGTGGTCCCATGTAACAACAACGACGATGCAGCTTTGGCACTCCAGTTCGAGGGCCAGCAATTCTCCTTGAGCTGGCAAGATTTGAT TGCCAATCCAAGTTCAACGGATGCGAATTATTGTTACTGTCGGATCCAAGCCTCAC CATCGGAGATCAGTGACTATCTAATTGTTGGATCCATATTCTTCCATAATGTCTACCATGTGATTAACACGGATACTGGAAACACGACATTGTATGGATTGGTAGATTAG
- a CDS encoding hypothetical protein (Match to ESTs gb|CF185937.1|CF185937, gb|CF192263.1|CF192263, gb|CF186002.1|CF186002; HMMPfam hit to Aminotran_5, Aminotransferase class-V, score: 127.3, E(): 3.5e-35) gives MSDFHQAPHKLLVIPGPIEFSDPVLAANATPGTAHTSPAFIPVFGEALSLLRDVLLSAKESGSQPLLIAGSGTLGWDAVAANLIEKDEEAVVLNTGYFSDSFGECLEAYGAKVTHVKAEVGGIPTDDAIISALASKPKLLTITHVDTSTGVLSPADHIASLVKKHSPDTLIALDAVCSVASEEIKFDEWGLDVVLSATQKGLGVPPGLSVVLASKRAVETVEKRKTPIPAYYVSWKKWIPIMQNYESGKPSYFATPPVQLVYALHTSLKSITSAPLADRFKAHKAASAYVKDSLAELGLEFVPKSRDIAANGMTAVRFPKGVKAPDVLPKLAERDIVVAAGLHKAIVSEYFRIGHMGITAVDRQRGDLEKVVKGIKEVLGKA, from the exons ATGTCCGACTTCCATCAAGCTCCCCACAAGCTTTTGGT CATTCCTGGCCCTATCGAGTTCTCTGACCCCGTTCTCGCTGCCAACGCGACTCCCGGTACTGCGCACACATCTCCTGCCTTTATTCCTGTCTTCGGCGAAGCGCTATCTCTCCTTCGTGACGTTCTTTTATCCGCTAAGGAGAGCGGATCCCAACCTCTTCTGATTGCGGGTAGCGGTACTTTGGGCTGGGATGCAGTCGCTGCCAACCTCAttgagaaagatgaagaggctgtTGTCCTCAACACTGGCTACTTTAGTGACTCTTTCGGCGAGTG CCTCGAAGCTTACGGTGCCAAGGTTACTCATGTGAAGGCCGAGGTCGGTGGCATTCCTAC TGATGATGCCATTATCTCAGCCCTGGCTTCTAAGCCTAAGCTTCTTACCATCACCCATGTCGACACTTCCACCGGTGTCCTTTCACCAGCTGATCACATAGCTTCTCTTGTTAAGAAGCACTCTCCTGACACCCTCATTGCTCTTGACGCCGTGTGCTCAGTGGCTTCCGAAGAAATCAAGTTTGACGAATGGGGACTGGATGTCGTCCTCAGCGCTACTCAGAAGGGCCTTGGTGTACCTCCTGGTTTGAGCGTTGTGCTTGCCAGCAAGAGGGCTGTGGAG ACCGttgagaaaaggaagactCCTATCCCCGCTTACTATGTCtcttggaagaagtggatCCCCATTATGCAGAACTACGAAAGCGGAAAGCCATCTTACTTTGCTACTC CCCCCGTCCAGCTCGTGTATGCGCTTCACACCTCTCTCAAATCCATTACTTCTGCACCTCTGGCAGACCGTTTCAAGGCTCACAAGGCTGCCAGCGCCTATGTTAAGGACAGCCTCGCCGAACTTGGTCTTGAATTCGTCCCCAAGAGCCGTGACATTGCTGCGAACGGTATGACCGCTGTCAGGTTCCCTAAAGGTGTGAAGGCGCCCGATGTTCTTCCTAAATTGGCCGA GCGAGACATCGTTGTGGCCGCTGGCTTGCATAAGGCCATTGTTAGCGAATACTTTCGAATCGGACACATGGGTATCACCGCTGTCGACAGGCAAAGGGGCGATCTGGAAAAGGTTGTCAAGGGTATCAAGGAGGTTTTGGGCAAGGCTTGA
- a CDS encoding hypothetical protein (HMMPfam hit to Flavodoxin_1, Flavodoxin, score: 97.1, E(): 4.4e-26; HMMPfam hit to NIR_SIR, Nitrite and sulphite reductase 4Fe-4S domain, score: 205.5, E(): 1e-58; HMMPfam hit to NIR_SIR_ferr, Nitrite/Sulfite reductase ferredoxin-like half domain, score: 152.1, E(): 1.2e-42): MSVLAAISSLPATSYYHPIAQVPAGASKLNPYLPLPQSSTPTVLFTNANLLHSLPTASLSRTVIHVFDAEEIVTPKGANAVSLISRSSQGAYDHALLSLRLAQDKDAVVYHFIPSGLEGEIQTLEDAQAWLSGPLDAPDLSNGDDAEPSAEAKLIAAYESISLSLLKLTRRPQRPFIHSKAESSRLVVNFLPSPVKSENTIDVVLAIPAPKEKLSSSLSGVQEVVVVEAGSGKYGPAWASVVDALEGADVTIRSVLVGASASSEEIAAAITGDTPITRIGKPLSYNIPSNAVTVPSPESTYTELLASSPSPLEVLNDPSHLAANESTSPLYAFGKAVAIRKERARLVELAKKVLKAPNTKPEVHEALSAWLLVRDEKKGAVEAGKKVEAAIGAGKGDEKEIVELGQKGHWEKRALWIVISNSWAVDLASSGLHHALASGLDINLLVYETAASPFSPNAPAQPPKERKKDLALYALNMGDVYVASVAVYADYAGVLNAMREAENYSGPGLVLAYLPWGEKEDGQAVSDSENAGPLERLRETKRAVSGGWWPMFRWNPSLPDEKRFSLDSSHIKAALSEFLDRQSHLSQLTLATPAIDSSVTSSAGTELLAARKEKARKAYDALLNSLDGPGLLVLYASDGGNAEKLAKRLVGRAKMRGVSASLRVLDEVAGSIVETLSQEQNVLIVSSTAGQGESPLNGREFTKALSKLSPSDEFKETKVAVFGMGDSHYWPRPEDAGYYNKPARDLFPKLISLGCQELLPLGLGDDSDPDGVQTGYKPFEASLWRALGVDSVEVTEEKEEVVANEHIKIASDYLRGTILEGLADKSTGAISASDAQLTKFHGTYMQDDRDIRESLKAQGLEPAYSFMIRVRMPGGICSAKQWLDMDRISDEHGNGTFKLTTRQTFQFHGIIKSHLKKAMQAINKSLLDTIAACGDVNRNVQCTVNPSLSKTHATVYEFSKAVSEHLLPATNAYHEIWLDKKKISGDAVQPFDSDSEPLYGPYYLPRKFKIAIAVPPDNAVDVFTNDVGFIAIVENDEVIGYNVSVGGGMGVTHGNKKTYPRLGDVIGFITPEDGKKVAESIMLVQRDHGNRQDRKNARLKYTVDRLGLPKFKAFVEERWGKKFAPARAYHFDSNLDHYGWSQGHDGKWHFTMFIENGRVEDNSRHQFKAGLREIASVHKGTFRLTANQHLILSDIASEDLDEMKRLLAKWGLDNLDHSGVRLSSSACVAFPTCGLAMAESERYLPVLIDKVEKICEEAGVKSDDLVMRMTGCPNGCARPWAAEVAFVGKAPGSYMMMLGGSHLGTRLNKPFLESASEPEILAVLKPMIKRWALERHEGERFGDWTIRAGYIKPTTHGTNFWEDAFPAQAGTTVTA, encoded by the exons ATGTCTGTCCTCGCCgccatctcctctctccctgCCACTTCCTACTACCATCCCATTGCCCAGGTCCCCGCTGGCGCCTCTAAACTCAACCCTTacctccctcttccccagTCATCCACTCCTACTGTTCTCTTCACCAACGCAAACTTGCTCCACTCTCTCCCCACCGCTTCTCTCAGCCGAACTGTCATCCATGTTTTCGACGCCGAAGAGATTGTTACCCCCAAGGGAGCCAATGCTGTCTCATTGATCAGCCGATCTTCTCAAGGTGCTTACGACCACGCTTTGCTATCCCTTCGTCTTGCCCAGGACAAGGACGCCGTGGTCTACCACTTTATCCCCTCTGGTCTTGAGGGCGAAATCCAAACTCTCGAGGATGCTCAAGCTTGGCTTTCTGGTCCTCTTGACGCTCCCGACCTGTCCAATGGCGACGATGCTGAGCCTTCGGCCGAGGCCAAGCTTATTGCCGCCTACGAATCTATCagcctttctctcctcaaGCTCACTCGTCGACCTCAGCGACCTTTTATCCACAGCAAGGCCGAGTCTTCTCGACTTGTCGTCAACTTCCTCCCCTCTCCTGTAAAGTCTGAGAACACCATTGATGtcgtccttgccatccctgCTCCCAAGGAGAAGCTcagctcttctctctccgGTGTCCAGGAGGTTGTCGTCGTGGAGGCCGGTAGCGGCAAGTACGGTCCTGCATGGGCCTCTGTTGTTGACGCTCTTGAGGGCGCCGATGTGACCATTCGATCGGTCTTGGTAGGtgcttctgcctcttccgAGGAGATCGCTGCCGCCATCACTGGTGACACCCCTATCACTCGAATTGGCAAGCCTCTTTCTTATAATATCCCCTCTAATGCCGTCACTGTGCCTTCTCCCGAATCTACCTACACTGagcttcttgcttcttccccttctcctctcgaGGTTCTCAACGACCCCTCTCACCTCGCTGCCAATGAGTCAACTTCTCCCCTCTACGCCTTCGGTAAGGCTGTTGCCATCCGAAAGGAGCGTGCCAGGCTCGTCGAGCTTGCCAAGAAGGTCCTCAAGGCCCCCAACACCAAGCCTGAGGTTCATGAGGCTCTCTCTGCCTGGCTTTTGGTTCgagacgagaagaagggtgccGTTGAGGCCGGCAAAAAGGTTGAGGCTGCTATCGGCGCCGGTAAAGGTGACGAGAAGGAAATCGTTGAACTCGGTCAAAAGGGCCATTGGGAGAAGCGAGCTCTCTGGATCGTGATCTCCAACTCTTGGGCTGTCGACCTTGCTTCATCCGGTCTTCACCACGCTCTTGCCTCTGGTCTCGACATCAATCTCCTCGTTTACGAGACTGCtgcctctcctttctctcccaaCGCTCCCGCCCAGCCTCCCAAAGAGCGCAAGAAGGACCTTGCTCTCTACGCCCTCAACATGGGGGACGTCTACGTTGCTTCCGTCGCCGTCTACGCCGATTACGCAGGTGTTCTCAATGCCATGCGCGAAGCCGAGAACTACTCTGGACCCGGTTTGGTTCTTGCCTACTTGCCTTGgggtgaaaaggaagacggCCAGGCTGTCTCCGACAGTGAGAACGCCGGCCCTCTTGAGCGACTTCGTGAGACCAAGCGAGCTGTTTCTGGTGGCTGGTGGCCCATGTTCAGGTGGAATCCCTCGCTTCCTGACGAGAAGCGATTCTCTCTCGACTCTTCTCACATCAAGGCCGCTCTCTCCGAGTTCCTTGACCGACAGTCCCACCTCTCTCAACTTACCCTTGCCACTCCCGCTATCGACTCTAGCGTAACCTCCTCGGCCGGTACCGAGCTTCTCGCTGCccgcaaggagaaggccaGGAAGGCTTACGATGCCCTCCTCAACTCCCTTGACGGCCCCGGTCTTCTCGTTCTCTACGCCAGTGACGGTGGTAACGCCGAGAAGCTCGCCAAGCGACTTGTTGGCCGAGCCAAGATGCGTGGTGTCAGTGCTTCCCTCCGTGTCCTCGATGAAGTTGCCGGTTCCATTGTCGAAACCCTTAGCCAGGAGCAGAACGTACTCATCGTCTCTTCTACCGCTGGTCAGGGTGAATCTCCTCTCAACGGTCGAGAGTTCACCAAGGCTCTCTCCAAGCTTTCTCCTTCCGACGAGTTCAAGGAGACTAAGGTCGCCGTCTTCGGTATGGGTGACTCTCACTACTGGCCTCGTCCCGAGGACGCTGGCTACTATAACAAGCCCGCCAGGGATCTCTTCCCCAAGTTGATTTCTCTTGGTTGCCAGGAGCTCTTGCCTCTTGGTCTAGGTGACGACTCTGATCCTGACGGTGTCCAGACTGGTTACAAGCCTTTTGAAGCCTCTCTGTGGAGGGCCCTTGGCGTCGACAGCGTCGAGGTCactgaggagaaggaggaggtcgTTGCCAATGAACACATCAAGATTGCCTCTGACTATCTCCGAGGCACCATTCTTGAGGGTCTTGCCGACAAGTCTACTGGTGCCATCTCTGCCTCGGACGCTCAGTTGACCAAATTCCACGGTACTTACATGCAG GATGACCGAGACATCCGAGAGTCTCTCAAGGCCCAAGGTCTCGAGCCCGCCTACTCTTTCATGATCCGAGTCCGAATGCCCGGTGGTATCTGTTCTGCCAAGCAGTGGCTCGACATGGACCGCATCTCTGATGAGCACGGTAATGGCACCTTCAAATTAACTACCCGACAGACCTTCCAGTTCCATGGTATTATCAAGAGCCacttgaagaaggctaTGCAGGCGATCAACAAGAGTTTGTTGGACACTATCGCAGCTTGTGGTGATGTCA ACCGTAACGTCCAGTGTACTGTCaacccttctctctccaagACCCACGCTACCGTCTACGAGTTCTCCAAGGCCGTCTCTGAGCACCTCCTTCCTGCTACCAACGCCTACCACGAAATCTGGCttgacaagaagaagatctcTGGTGACGCTGTTCAGCCTTTCGATTCCGACAGCGAGCCTCTCTACGGTCCTTACTACCTGCCTCGTAAATTCAAGATCGCCATCGCTGTCCCTCCTGACAACGCTGTTGACGTCTTCACCAATGATGTTGGTTTCATTGCCATCGTTGAAAACGACGAAGTCATTGGTTACAATGTCAgcgttggtggtggtatggGTGTTACCCACGGTAACAAGAAGACCTACCCTCGTTTGGGTGATGTCATTGGTTTCATCACTCCTGAGGACGGTAAGAAGGTTGCTGAGAGCATCATGTTGGTCCAGAGGGACCACGGTAACCGACAGGACAGAAAGAACGCC CGTCTGAAGTACACTGTCGACCGACTTGGTCTCCCCAAATTCAAGGCTTTCGTCGAGGAGCGATGGGGCAAGAAGTTTGCTCCCGCCCGAGCTTACCATTTCGATTCTAACCTCGACCACTACGGTTGGAGCCAAGGTCACGACGGCAAGTGGCATTTCACCATGTTTATTGAGAACGGTCGTGTCGAGGACAACTCTCGTCACCAGTTCAAGGCCGGCCTTCGAGAGATTGCCTCAGTTCACAAGGGCACTTTCCGATTGACTGCCAACCAGCACTTGATCCTTTCCGACATTGCTTCCGAAGATCTCGacgagatgaagaggttgcTCGCCAAATGGGGTTTGGACAACCTTGATCATTCTGGTGTTAGACTGTCAAGTTCCGCTTGTGTTGCCTTCCCCACTTGTGGTTTGGCCATGGCTGAATCCGAGAGGTACTTGCCTGTGTTGATCGACAAGGTCGAGAAGATCTGTGAAGAGGCGGGTGTCAAGAGTGACGATCTtgtgatgaggatgactGGTTGCCCTAACGG ATGTGCTCGACCGTGGGCCGCTGAGGTTGCTTTCGTCGGTAAGGCTCCTGGTAGCTACATG ATGATGCTCGGTGGTAGCCATCTCGGTACAAGATTGAACAAGCCCTTCCTCGAATCCGCCTCCGAACCCGAAATCCTTGCTGTCCTCAAACCCATGATCAAGCGATGGGCGCTTGAGCGACATGAGGGTGAAAGGTTTGGTGACTGGACTATCCGAGCGGGCTACATTAAGCCCACAACACACGGAACAAACTTCTGGGAGGACGCGTTCCCTGCTCAGGCAGGCACAACTGTGACGGCATAG
- a CDS encoding hypothetical protein (Match to EST gb|CF191915.1|CF191915): MSSTATTCQPHQNNTEIMLETPDLAVRPQKVQATSPPTGSITEPLSPQPPPAYLQPQSNPKVDSTPKDSGTSASSALTPPKLLSTHLVKHPNHTVAKAIRTNFPQPNPLLRLIKRFRVKHSVIEGLTEQEMRKCEERGEELRRKAGWKFEGEKGEGAVVSQLFWKMYISLLPTLDRDPLSGLVPPDLLGSTTTMPLSIISLIPDIMQHYRDVIVRAKKEVFLATNYWQRPSNSVNTISQALHDLSARVLKEGRPKVIVKIMYDRGSWEQLWNAHAPVHHSEWTPLDLPAKEDTKGLDMEVIVLLGTFHAKFLIVDRKVALINSNNIQDRPNLELMSHFEGPVVDAFYEIALHSWYNRLNPPLPCMTKPYEPPRGPDGKVHYLFQDQNPYFDDIEILKAAKAARILLRRQTKDNEAEAAHHEGAGERLREAVRKVVDQQRQSLADWKPGEEFEAKAQTAMKELREFKDRWGLGMGMMGTGSRANSRGPSRRPSKEKHRDEEKTHTLPAPSEANSSPTVTAELPPKSKTYPLPNDRTDGVWNSYILGDEIPRENESDVISRHSPEGGCVAEERALSKKHVCFAPLEMKGVDGMGKIFPDAGTTESPNITTTHLPLETTQDASSNCSPIEDITPQTGFHVQNSTIPEEDATYTADSIATKPASKTDGPRTSETRTREPPASETNEPLPLSAQMPEESGETYEKTKKHLEMDISQEKNAWKPKKEEIQPEGTGSRRMFQLSKKFNAGALSDAWATVEDSDELDNFRPHVVHAPHDPFPIAMCCRKPHGLPGHHDIRNPQNAAWLAGFRYAKRKVFVQTPTLNARPIVRAIKQACRRGVEVVLLLDLGFNDKGESIPFQGGTNEEVVDRLYKKLSSEKKEQYLKVYWYTGKDQVRPLNAVKKQRNCHIKFAAYDDEVLIIGNGNQDSQSWFHSQEVNVMIDSKQIVAEMMDTLLSNQNTIKYGLVSSDGIWRDKDGHTLEHYGATAKGAFRGLSGFIAFAKSI; the protein is encoded by the exons ATGTCTTCCACTGCAACAACGTGTCAACCACACCAGAATAACACCGAGATAATGTTAGAAACGCCTGATCTTGCTGTCAGGCCTCAAAAAGTTCAAGCAACTTCACCACCAACAGGCTCCATTACCGAACCGCTTTCgcctcaacctccaccagcCTACCTCCAGCCCCAAAGCAACCCCAAGGTGGACTCTACACCGAAGGATTCCGGGACATCGGCGAGCAGTGCTTTGACTCCGCCAAAGCTCCTGTCCACCCATCTTGTGAAGCATCCGAATCACACGGTTGCGAAAGCTATTAGGACCAACTTCCCACAACCTAATCCATTGCTACGTTTAATCAAAAGATTCAGAGTCAAACATAGTGTCATCGAGGGTTTGACGGAGCAGGAAATGAGAAAATgcgaagagagaggagaagaactAAGGCGGAAAGCAGGATGGAAGTTTGAAGGtgaaaagggagaaggcGCGGTTGTTAGCCAACTGTTTTGGAAG ATGTACATATCGTTGTTGCCCACGTTAGATCGCGACCCTCTGTCTGGTCTTGTTCCCCCAGACCTGCTGGGTTCAACAACCACTATGCCGCTATCGATCATCTCTCTGATTCCTGATATCATGCAGCATTATCGCGATGTCATCGTACGTGCAAAAAAGGAGGTCTTCCTAGCCACCAACTATTGGCA AAGGCCGTCCAATTCTGTCAATACGATCTCACAAGCTTTGCACGATCTTTCAGCGCGAGTTTTGAAAGAGGGCAGGCCTAAAGTGATAGTCAAGATCATGTATGATCGAGGATCATGGGAACAACTGTGGAATGCCCATGCGCCGGTGCACCATAGTGAATGGACACCGCTTGATCTTCCGGCAAAGGAAGACACAAAAGGTCTGGACATGGAAGTGATA GTTTTGTTGGGCACCTTCCACGCAAAGTTTTTGATTGTAGACAGAAAAGTTGCTCTTATCAATAGTAACAATATCCAAG ATCGTCCCAATCTCGAACTCATGTCCCACTTTGAAGGCCCTGTCGTCGATGCTTTTTACGAGATCGCTCTTCACTCGTGGTACAACCGCCTTaatccacctcttccttgcaTGACCAAACCTTACGAACCTCCTCGTGGCCCCGATGGAAAGGTTCACTATCTCTTCCAAGACCAAAATCCGTATTTCGATGATATTGAAATCCTCAAAGCTGCCAAAGCTGCCCGTATACTGTTGCGACGTCAGACAAAGGACAATGAGGCAGAAGCTGCCCACCATGAAGGTGCGGGAGAAAGGTTAAGAGAAGCAGTCAGAAAAGTAGTGGATCagcaaaggcaaagcttAGCGGATTGGAAACCAGGAGAGGAGTTTGAGGCGAAAGCCCAGACTGCGATGAAAGAGTTACGGGAGTTCAAGGATAGGTGGGGTCTGGGTATGGGTATGATGGGCACCGGCAGCAGAGCTAACTCGAGGGGGCCAAGTAGAAGGCCCAGCAAAGAAAAAC ACCgtgacgaggagaagacaCATACTTTGCCGGCGCCTTCGGAAGCCAATTCGTCCCCTACAGTTACAGCTGAACTTCCACCGAAATCGAAAACATACCCACTTCCAAATGACAGGACGGATGGTGTTTGGAATTCCTACATTTTGGGCGATGAGATTCCCCGTGAAAACGAATCAGATGTTATCTCCCGACACAGTCCGGAGGGGGGATGTGTGGCTGAGGAACGCGCGTTGTCGAAGAAACACGTGTGTTTTGCGCCTCTAGAAATGAAGGGAGTGGATGGTATGGGTAAAATCTTTCCGGACGCTGGAACAACCGAGTCGCCAAACATCACAACCACTCATCTCCCTCTGGAAACGACTCAGGATGCGTCATCAAACTGCTCACCGATTGAGGACATCACTCCTCAAACAGGGTTTCACGTCCAGAATAGTACTATtccggaagaggatgcaACATACACGGCCGATTCTATTGCCACAAAACCAGCCTCCAAGACGGACGGTCCTCGTACTTCAGAAACACGGACTAGGGAGCCTCCTGCCAGCGAGACAAATGAGCCCTTACCATTATCTGCTCAAATGCCTGAAGAGTCTGGAGAAACATACGAAAAGACCAAGAAGCACCTCGAAATGGACATTTCTCAAGAAAAAAACGCCTGGAAACccaaaaaggaagagatccAGCCGGAAGGAACTGGTAGTAGAAGGATGTTCCAGTTGTCTAAGAAGTTTA ACGCAGGCGCACTCTCAGATGCGTGGGCTACCGTTGAAGACTCAGACGAGCTCGACAACTTCAGACCGCATGTAGTTCATGCTCCTCACGACCCTTTCCCAATCGCGATGTGCTGCCGAAAGCCGCATGGCC TGCCTGGACATCACG ATATCCGCAACCCTCAAAATGCCGCGTGGCTTGCTGGTTTTCGATACGCTAAGAGAAAGGTGTTCGTACAGACACCTACTCTTAACGCCCGTCCGATCGTTCGTGCAATCAAACAAGCTTGTCGAAGAGGAGTAGAAGTTGTCCTTTTGCTAGATTTGG GTTTCAACGACAAAGGTGAATCTATCCCTTTCCAAGGTGGTACGAATGAAGAGGTTGTCGACAGGCTGTATAAGAAGTTGTCCtcggagaagaaagagcagTACCTCAAAGTATATTGGTACACTGGAAAGGACCAAGTCAGGCCCCTCAATGCCGTCAAGAAGCAGCGGAACTGCCATATCAAATTTGCGGCGTACGATGATGAAGTGCTGATTATTGGAAATGGAAATCAAG ATTCACAATCCTGGTTCCATTCTCAAGAAGTCAATGTCATGATTGATTCCAAG CAAATCGTGGCGGAAATGATGGATACACTTCTCTCGAACCAGAACACCATCAAATACGGTCTGGTCAGCTCCGATGGTATCTGGCGTGATAAGGATGGTCACACGTTGGAGCATTATGGGGCGACCGCGAAAGGGGCATTCCGTGGATTGTCGGGTTTCATCGCGTTCGCCAAATCAATCTAA